A genomic window from Elaeis guineensis isolate ETL-2024a chromosome 3, EG11, whole genome shotgun sequence includes:
- the LOC105033726 gene encoding signal recognition particle 9 kDa protein translates to MVYIASWDEFVERSVQLFRADPQASRYVMKYRHCDGKLVLKVTDNRECLKFKTDQAQDAKKMEKLNNIFFTLMARGPDADISEVSGKEQVEQQASKKGRGRRQ, encoded by the exons ATGGTTTACATCGCCTCTTGGGACGAGTTCGTGGAGAGATCCGTGCAGCTCTTCCGCGCGGATCCCCAAGCG TCTCGGTACGTGATGAAGTATAGGCACTGCGACGGGAAGCTGGTCCTCAAGGTTACAGACAACCGTGAG TGTCTGAAGTTCAAGACAGACCAGGCCCAGGATGCAAAAAAGATGGAGAAACTCAACAACATATTCTTCACTTTGATGGCCCGTGGTCCTGATG CTGACATATCAGAAGTATCAGGCAAGGAACAGGTGGAGCAGCAGGCTTCGAAgaaagggaggggaaggaggCAATAA